A window of the Lactuca sativa cultivar Salinas chromosome 5, Lsat_Salinas_v11, whole genome shotgun sequence genome harbors these coding sequences:
- the LOC111909255 gene encoding transmembrane 9 superfamily member 8 produces the protein MANRSHLGFHVWICVLLLLSIHGYSFYLPGVAPQDFYKGDVLRVKVNKLASTKTQLPYSYYSVPYCRPNKIVDSAENLGEVLRGDRIENSPYEFQMRVPQMCNVVCRRVLNEKTAKEFKEKIDDEYRVNMILDNLPLVVPMTRLEKDSPVIYQHGYFVGRKVQYAGTKEEKYFINNHLTFTVKFHKDVQTDSARIVGFEVNAFSVKHQYDGEFNAKTTRLSTCDAHAKRMVTSSDPPQEVEDKKEIIFTYDIDFQESDIKWASRWDTYLLMADDQVHWFSIVNSLMIVLFLSGMVAMIMLRTLYRDISKYNQLETQEEAQEETGWKLVHGDVFRPPSNSDLLCVYVGTGVQFLGMILIAMIFAVLGFLSPSNRGGLMTALLLLWVLMGIFGGYASARLYKTFKGTEWKAITLKTAFMFPGIAFSVFFVLNGLIWGEKSSGAVPFGTMFALVFLWFGISVPLVFVGSYIGFKKPGIEDPVKTNKIPRQIPEQAWYMSSIFSILIGGILPFGAVFIELFFILTSIWLQQFYYIFGFLFIVFLILIVTCAEITIVLCYFQLCSEDYLWWWRAYLTSGSSALYLFLYSVFYFFTKLNITKGVSGILYFGYMLIASYAFFVLTGTIGFYACFWFTRLIYSSVKID, from the exons ATGGCTAATCGATCGCATCTAGGGTTTCACGTATGGATCTGCGTTCTTCTTCTTTTATCCATCCATGGATACTCCTTCTACCTCCCTGGTGTCGCACCCCAGGATTTCTATAAG GGAGATGTTCTGAGGGTAAAAGTGAACAAATTGGCTTCTACAAAGACTCAACTCCCATATTCTTACTACTCTGTCCCTTATTGTCGCCCAAATAAAATAGTTGACAGTGCTGAAAATCTTGGGGAAGTTCTTCGTGGTGATCGTATAGAAAATTCTCCTTATGAG TTTCAAATGCGAGTGCCACAAATGTGCAATGTTGTATGCCGAAGAGTATTAAATGAGAAAACCGCCAAAGAATTTAAGGAAAAGATTGATGATGAGTATAGAGTTAACAT GATATTGGACAATCTACCTTTGGTTGTTCCCATGACAAGGCTGGAAAAGGATTCACCTGTTATATATCAGCATGGATATTTTGTGGGACGCAAAGTACAGTATGCAGGA ACAAAAgaagaaaagtattttatcaACAACCATTTGACATTCACTGTGAAGTTTCACAAGGATGTGCAAACTGATTCTGCAAGAATTGTAGGATTTGAAGTTAACGCATTCAG TGTTAAGCATCAATATGATGGTGAATTCAATGCAAAAACCACCCGCCTATCAACATGTGATGCTCACGCAAAACGCATGGTCACAAGCTCCGATCCTCCACAAGAAGTCGAAGACAAAAAAGAAATCATTTTCACTTATGACATTGATTTCCAA gAAAGCGATATCAAATGGGCATCAAGATGGGACACGTATCTTCTAATGGCAGACGATCAAGTCCACTGGTTTTCAATCGTGAATTCCCTCATGATTGTTCTATTCCTTTCCGGGATGGTAGCCATGATCATGTTAAGAACACTTTACCGCGATATCTCAAAATACAACCAATTGGAAACACAAGAAGAAGCGCAAGAAGAAACCGGATGGAAACTCGTACACGGTGACGTATTCCGCCCGCCATCCAATTCCGACCTCCTCTGTGTCTACGTCGGAACCGGAGTCCAATTCCTGGGAATGATACTAATTGCCATGATCTTCGCCGTCCTTGGATTCCTTTCCCCATCGAACCGCGGTGGTCTCATGACCGCCCTTCTCCTCCTCTGGGTCCTCATGGGTATCTTCGGCGGGTACGCGTCGGCGCGTCTTTACAAAACTTTCAAAGGAACGGAATGGAAAGCGATTACCCTCAAGACCGCGTTTATGTTCCCCGGAATCGCGTTTTCCGTCTTCTTTGTGCTTAACGGTTTGATATGGGGGGAGAAGTCATCCGGAGCGGTTCCGTTCGGGACGATGTTTGCTTTGGTGTTTTTATGGTTCGGAATCTCGGTTCCGTTGGTTTTCGTTGGGAGTTACATTGGATTCAAGAAGCCCGGAATTGAAGATCCGGTGAAAACGAATAAAATCCCGAGGCAAATCCCGGAACAAGCTTGGTACATGAGCTCGATTTTCTCGATTTTAATCGGTGGGATTTTGCCATTTGGTGCGGTTTTTATCGAGTTGTTTTTTATCCTAACATCCATCTGGTTGCAGCAGTTTTATTATATTTTCGGGTTTCtttttattgtgtttttgatCTTGATTGTGACGTGTGCGGAGATCACGATTGTTTTGTGCTACTTCCAGCTTTGTAGTGAGGATTATCTTTGGTGGTGGAGGGCGTATTTGACATCGGGTTCATCGGCTTTATATCTGTTTTTGTATTCGGTTTTCTATTTCTTCACAAAGCTTAATATCACCAAGGGCGTTTCGGGGATTTTGTACTTTGGGTATATGCTGATTGCTTCGTATGCGTTCTTCGTGTTGACCGGGACGATTGGGTTCTATGCGTGTTTCTGGTTCACCAGGCTGATTTACTCTTCGGTcaagattgattga